A window from Branchiostoma lanceolatum isolate klBraLanc5 chromosome 9, klBraLanc5.hap2, whole genome shotgun sequence encodes these proteins:
- the LOC136442169 gene encoding mucin-19-like isoform X1 has protein sequence MASKDTGVQMANGTDDLIWITPHICIKKTVAEKTAAQGQKTSGDKTKDAGRRNVSSSKVQSLHNLRNQTERTFRRKNLTNSGGKSVEEEEDRIGKLLGRLDRTLDGLKATDIVSAGAGDNKGVKAGTLGTSQKHAEQTSSAAANAGKGGLEGALAGMLHGPTIKDKTSKENAPIVGPDGIPTEKDRWGSEYVTLKQGAATMQSAAPTQAAATIKSADTTQSAASHGPGLSAALEGMLHGPTIKDKTSKEKAPIVGPDGIPTEKDRWGSEYVTLKQGAATMQSAAPTQAAATIKSADTTQSAASPGPGLSAALEGMLHGPTIKDKTSKEKAPIVGPGGIPKEDVRWPEYGTEKQGAVKMQSAAPTQAAATIKSADTTQSAAPPGPGLSAALEGMLHGPTIKDKTSKEKAPIVGPGGVPKEDVRWPEYGTDKQGAAKMQSATPTQAAATIKSADTTQSAAPPGPGLSAALAGMLHGPTIKDKTSKEKAPIVGPGGVPKEDVRWPEYGSDKQGAVKMQSAAPTQAAATIKSADTTQSAAPPGTGLSAALDGMLHGPTIKDKTSKEKAPIVGPGGVPKEDVRWPEYGSDKQGAVKMQSAAPTQAAATIKSADTTQSAAPPGPGLSAALEGMLHGPTIKDKTSKEKAPIVGPGGVPKEDVRWPEYGTEKQGAVKMQSAAPTQAAATIKSADTTQSAAPPGPGLSAALEGMLHGPTIKDKTSKEKAPIVGPGGVPKEDVRWPEYGTEKQGAAKMQSAAPMQAAATIKSADTTQSAAPPGPGLSAALEGMLHGPTIKDKNQKKKNAPVVGPDSIPTEEVRWGEQHSGKQGAAKMQSAAPTQAAATIKSADTTHSAAPPGPGLSAALEGMLHGPTIKDKNQKKKNAPVVGPDSIPTEEVRWGEQHSGKQGAVKMQSAAPMQAAATIKSADTTQSTAPPGAGLSAALEGMLHGPTIKDKTSKEKAPIVGPGGVPKEDVRWPEYDTGKQGAAKMQSAAPMQAAATIKSADTTQSAAPPGPGLSAALDGMLHGPTIKDKNQKKKNAPVVGPDSIPTEEVRWGEQHSGKQGAAKMQSAAPMQAAATIKSADTTQSAAPPGPGLSAALEGMLHGPTIKDRNQKKKNAPVVGPDSIPTEEVRWGEQHSGKQGAAKMQSAAPTQAAATIKSADTTQSAAPPGPGLSAALEGMLHGPTIKDKNQKKKNAPVVGPDSIPTEEVRWGEQHSGKGAKGSGQSNNKSGGRKGSGKKKGKK, from the exons gcataaAGAAGACAGTCGCTGAGAAGACCGCAGCCCAGGGCCAGAAGACGAGCGGTGATAAGACTAAAGATGCAG GGCGAAGGAATGTCTCTTCCTCAAAGGTGCAATCACTTCACAACTTACGAAATCAGACAGAAAGGACGTTCAGACGCAAAAACCTTACTAATAGTGGCGGGAAAAGtgtagaggaggaggaggaccgCATAGGCAAACTTCTGGGTCGGCTAGATAGAACTTTGGACGGGCTTAAGGCAACGGATATAGTATCCG CAGGAGCTGGAGACAACAAGGGGGTGAAAGCTGGCACCTTGGGGACATCGCAAAAGCACGCTGAGCAGACCAGTTCAGCAGCAGCAAATGCAGGGAAAGGCGGACTGGAGGGTGCACTAGCAGGCATGCTGCATGGTCCAACCATCAAGGACAAGACTTCGAAAGAAAACGCTCCCATCGTAGGTCCAGATGGCATTCCTACGGAAAAAGACAGGTGGGGTTCAGAGTACGTCACCCTCAAACAGGGAGCTGCGACAATGCAGTCAGCGGCTCCAACCCAAGCAGCAGCAACCATCAAATCAGCGGATACAACTCAGTCTGCGGCTTCTCATGGTCCTGGGCTGTCAGCTGCGTTAGAGGGCATGCTGCATGGTCCAACCATCAAGGACAAGACTTCGAAAGAAAAAGCTCCCATCGTCGGTCCAGATGGCATTCCTACGGAAAAAGACAGGTGGGGTTCAGAGTACGTCACCCTCAAACAGGGAGCTGCGACAATGCAGTCAGCGGCTCCAACCCAAGCAGCAGCAACCATCAAATCAGCAGATACAACTCAGTCTGCGGCTTCTCCTGGTCCTGGGCTGTCAGCTGCGTTAGAGGGCATGCTGCATGGTCCAACCATCAAGGACAAGACTTCGAAAGAAAAAGCTCCCATCGTCGGTCCAGGAGGAATCCCTAAGGAAGACGTGAGGTGGCCAGAGTACGGCACAGAGAAGCAGGGCGCAGTAAAGATGCAATCAGCCGCTCCAACCCAAGCAGCAGCAACCATCAAATCAGCAGATACCACACAGTCTGCGGCTCCACCAGGTCCTGGGCTGTCAGCTGCGTTAGAGGGCATGCTGCATGGTCCAACCATCAAGGACAAGACTTCGAAAGAAAAAGCTCCCATCGTCGGTCCAGGAGGAGTCCCTAAGGAAGACGTGAGGTGGCCAGAGTACGGCACAGACAAACAGGGCGCAGCAAAGATGCAGTCAGCGACTCCAACCCAAGCAGCAGCAACCATCAAATCAGCAGATACCACACAGTCTGCGGCTCCACCAGGTCCTGGATTGTCAGCCGCACTGGCGGGTATGTTACATGGTCCAACCATCAAAGACAAGACTTCGAAAGAAAAAGCCCCCATCGTCGGGCCAGGAGGAGTCCCTAAGGAAGACGTGAGGTGGCCAGAGTACGGTTCAGACAAGCAGGGAGCAGTAAAGATGCAATCAGCCGCTCCAACCCAAGCAGCAGCAACCATCAAGTCAGCGGATACCACACAGTCTGCGGCTCCCCCTGGTACCGGATTGTCAGCCGCACTGGATGGTATGTTACATGGTCCAACCATCAAAGACAAGACTTCGAAAGAAAAAGCCCCCATCGTCGGGCCAGGAGGAGTCCCTAAGGAAGACGTGAGGTGGCCAGAGTACGGTTCAGACAAGCAGGGAGCAGTAAAGATGCAATCAGCCGCTCCAACCCAAGCAGCAGCAACCATCAAATCAGCAGATACAACTCAGTCTGCGGCTCCACCAGGTCCTGGGCTGTCAGCTGCGTTAGAGGGCATGCTGCATGGTCCAACCATCAAAGACAAGACTTCGAAAGAAAAAGCCCCCATCGTCGGGCCAGGAGGAGTCCCTAAGGAAGACGTGAGGTGGCCAGAGTACGGCACAGAGAAGCAGGGCGCAGTAAAGATGCAATCAGCCGCTCCAACCCAAGCAGCAGCAACCATCAAATCAGCAGATACCACACAGTCTGCGGCTCCACCAGGTCCTGGGCTGTCAGCTGCATTAGAGGGCATGTTACATGGTCCAACCATCAAGGACAAGACTTCGAAAGAAAAAGCTCCCATCGTCGGTCCAGGAGGAGTCCCTAAGGAAGACGTGAGGTGGCCAGAGTACGGCACAGAGAAGCAGGGCGCAGCAAAGATGCAGTCAGCGGCTCCGATGCAAGCAGCAGCAACCATCAAGTCAGCGGATACAACACAGTCTGCGGCTCCACCAGGTCCTGGGCTGTCAGCTGCATTAGAGGGCATGCTGCATGGTCCAACCATCAAGGACAAGAACCAGAAGAAAAAGAACGCACCAGTCGTCGGTCCTGATAGTATTCCAACGGAAGAAGTCAGGTGGGGGGAGCAACATTCCGGGAAACAGGGCGCAGCAAAGATGCAGTCCGCGGCTCCAACCCAAGCAGCAGCAACCATCAAGTCAGCGGATACAACTCACTCTGCGGCTCCCCCAGGTCCTGGGCTGTCAGCTGCGTTAGAGGGTATGTTGCATGGTCCAACCATCAAAGACAAGAACCAGAAGAAAAAGAACGCACCAGTCGTCGGTCCTGATAGTATTCCAACGGAAGAAGTCAGGTGGGGGGAGCAACATTCCGGGAAACAGGGCGCAGTAAAGATGCAGTCCGCGGCTCCGATGCAAGCAGCAGCAACCATCAAGTCAGCGGATACCACACAGTCTACGGCTCCTCCAGGTGCTGGCTTGTCAGCTGCGTTAGAGGGTATGTTGCATGGTCCAACCATCAAGGACAAGACTTCGAAAGAAAAAGCTCCCATCGTCGGTCCAGGAGGAGTCCCTAAGGAAGACGTGAGGTGGCCAGAGTACGATACGGGCAAACAGGGCGCAGCAAAGATGCAGTCAGCGGCTCCGATGCAAGCAGCAGCAACCATCAAGTCAGCGGATACCACACAGTCTGCGGCTCCCCCTGGTCCCGGATTGTCAGCCGCACTGGATGGTATGTTACATGGTCCAACCATCAAAGACAAGAACCAGAAGAAAAAGAACGCACCAGTCGTCGGTCCTGATAGTATTCCAACGGAAGAAGTCAGGTGGGGGGAGCAACATTCCGGGAAACAGGGCGCAGCAAAGATGCAGTCCGCGGCTCCGATGCAAGCAGCAGCAACCATCAAATCAGCAGATACAACACAGTCTGCGGCTCCTCCTGGTCCTGGGCTGTCAGCTGCGTTAGAGGGTATGTTGCATGGTCCAACCATCAAAGACAGGAACCAGAAGAAAAAGAACGCACCAGTCGTCGGTCCTGATAGTATTCCAACGGAAGAAGTCAGGTGGGGGGAGCAACATTCCGGGAAACAGGGCGCAGCAAAGATGCAGTCCGCGGCTCCAACCCAAGCAGCAGCAACCATCAAGTCAGCGGATACAACACAGTCTGCGGCTCCTCCTGGTCCTGGGCTGTCAGCTGCGTTAGAGGGTATGCTGCATGGTCCAACCATCAAGGACAAGAACCAGAAGAAAAAGAACGCACCAGTCGTCGGTCCTGATAGTATTCCAACGGAAGAAGTCAGGTGGGGCGAGCAACATTCCGGGAAAG GGGCTAAAGGATCAGGACAGAGCAACAACAAGTCTGGGGGACGCAAGGGGTCAGgcaaaaagaaaggaaagaaatga
- the LOC136442169 gene encoding uncharacterized protein isoform X3, with protein MASKDTGIKKTVAEKTAAQGQKTSGDKTKDAGRRNVSSSKVQSLHNLRNQTERTFRRKNLTNSGGKSVEEEEDRIGKLLGRLDRTLDGLKATDIVSAGAGDNKGVKAGTLGTSQKHAEQTSSAAANAGKGGLEGALAGMLHGPTIKDKTSKENAPIVGPDGIPTEKDRWGSEYVTLKQGAATMQSAAPTQAAATIKSADTTQSAASHGPGLSAALEGMLHGPTIKDKTSKEKAPIVGPDGIPTEKDRWGSEYVTLKQGAATMQSAAPTQAAATIKSADTTQSAASPGPGLSAALEGMLHGPTIKDKTSKEKAPIVGPGGIPKEDVRWPEYGTEKQGAVKMQSAAPTQAAATIKSADTTQSAAPPGPGLSAALEGMLHGPTIKDKTSKEKAPIVGPGGVPKEDVRWPEYGTDKQGAAKMQSATPTQAAATIKSADTTQSAAPPGPGLSAALAGMLHGPTIKDKTSKEKAPIVGPGGVPKEDVRWPEYGSDKQGAVKMQSAAPTQAAATIKSADTTQSAAPPGTGLSAALDGMLHGPTIKDKTSKEKAPIVGPGGVPKEDVRWPEYGSDKQGAVKMQSAAPTQAAATIKSADTTQSAAPPGPGLSAALEGMLHGPTIKDKTSKEKAPIVGPGGVPKEDVRWPEYGTEKQGAVKMQSAAPTQAAATIKSADTTQSAAPPGPGLSAALEGMLHGPTIKDKTSKEKAPIVGPGGVPKEDVRWPEYGTEKQGAAKMQSAAPMQAAATIKSADTTQSAAPPGPGLSAALEGMLHGPTIKDKNQKKKNAPVVGPDSIPTEEVRWGEQHSGKQGAAKMQSAAPTQAAATIKSADTTHSAAPPGPGLSAALEGMLHGPTIKDKNQKKKNAPVVGPDSIPTEEVRWGEQHSGKQGAVKMQSAAPMQAAATIKSADTTQSTAPPGAGLSAALEGMLHGPTIKDKTSKEKAPIVGPGGVPKEDVRWPEYDTGKQGAAKMQSAAPMQAAATIKSADTTQSAAPPGPGLSAALDGMLHGPTIKDKNQKKKNAPVVGPDSIPTEEVRWGEQHSGKQGAAKMQSAAPMQAAATIKSADTTQSAAPPGPGLSAALEGMLHGPTIKDRNQKKKNAPVVGPDSIPTEEVRWGEQHSGKQGAAKMQSAAPTQAAATIKSADTTQSAAPPGPGLSAALEGMLHGPTIKDKNQKKKNAPVVGPDSIPTEEVRWGEQHSGKGAKGSGQSNNKSGGRKGSGKKKGKK; from the exons gcataaAGAAGACAGTCGCTGAGAAGACCGCAGCCCAGGGCCAGAAGACGAGCGGTGATAAGACTAAAGATGCAG GGCGAAGGAATGTCTCTTCCTCAAAGGTGCAATCACTTCACAACTTACGAAATCAGACAGAAAGGACGTTCAGACGCAAAAACCTTACTAATAGTGGCGGGAAAAGtgtagaggaggaggaggaccgCATAGGCAAACTTCTGGGTCGGCTAGATAGAACTTTGGACGGGCTTAAGGCAACGGATATAGTATCCG CAGGAGCTGGAGACAACAAGGGGGTGAAAGCTGGCACCTTGGGGACATCGCAAAAGCACGCTGAGCAGACCAGTTCAGCAGCAGCAAATGCAGGGAAAGGCGGACTGGAGGGTGCACTAGCAGGCATGCTGCATGGTCCAACCATCAAGGACAAGACTTCGAAAGAAAACGCTCCCATCGTAGGTCCAGATGGCATTCCTACGGAAAAAGACAGGTGGGGTTCAGAGTACGTCACCCTCAAACAGGGAGCTGCGACAATGCAGTCAGCGGCTCCAACCCAAGCAGCAGCAACCATCAAATCAGCGGATACAACTCAGTCTGCGGCTTCTCATGGTCCTGGGCTGTCAGCTGCGTTAGAGGGCATGCTGCATGGTCCAACCATCAAGGACAAGACTTCGAAAGAAAAAGCTCCCATCGTCGGTCCAGATGGCATTCCTACGGAAAAAGACAGGTGGGGTTCAGAGTACGTCACCCTCAAACAGGGAGCTGCGACAATGCAGTCAGCGGCTCCAACCCAAGCAGCAGCAACCATCAAATCAGCAGATACAACTCAGTCTGCGGCTTCTCCTGGTCCTGGGCTGTCAGCTGCGTTAGAGGGCATGCTGCATGGTCCAACCATCAAGGACAAGACTTCGAAAGAAAAAGCTCCCATCGTCGGTCCAGGAGGAATCCCTAAGGAAGACGTGAGGTGGCCAGAGTACGGCACAGAGAAGCAGGGCGCAGTAAAGATGCAATCAGCCGCTCCAACCCAAGCAGCAGCAACCATCAAATCAGCAGATACCACACAGTCTGCGGCTCCACCAGGTCCTGGGCTGTCAGCTGCGTTAGAGGGCATGCTGCATGGTCCAACCATCAAGGACAAGACTTCGAAAGAAAAAGCTCCCATCGTCGGTCCAGGAGGAGTCCCTAAGGAAGACGTGAGGTGGCCAGAGTACGGCACAGACAAACAGGGCGCAGCAAAGATGCAGTCAGCGACTCCAACCCAAGCAGCAGCAACCATCAAATCAGCAGATACCACACAGTCTGCGGCTCCACCAGGTCCTGGATTGTCAGCCGCACTGGCGGGTATGTTACATGGTCCAACCATCAAAGACAAGACTTCGAAAGAAAAAGCCCCCATCGTCGGGCCAGGAGGAGTCCCTAAGGAAGACGTGAGGTGGCCAGAGTACGGTTCAGACAAGCAGGGAGCAGTAAAGATGCAATCAGCCGCTCCAACCCAAGCAGCAGCAACCATCAAGTCAGCGGATACCACACAGTCTGCGGCTCCCCCTGGTACCGGATTGTCAGCCGCACTGGATGGTATGTTACATGGTCCAACCATCAAAGACAAGACTTCGAAAGAAAAAGCCCCCATCGTCGGGCCAGGAGGAGTCCCTAAGGAAGACGTGAGGTGGCCAGAGTACGGTTCAGACAAGCAGGGAGCAGTAAAGATGCAATCAGCCGCTCCAACCCAAGCAGCAGCAACCATCAAATCAGCAGATACAACTCAGTCTGCGGCTCCACCAGGTCCTGGGCTGTCAGCTGCGTTAGAGGGCATGCTGCATGGTCCAACCATCAAAGACAAGACTTCGAAAGAAAAAGCCCCCATCGTCGGGCCAGGAGGAGTCCCTAAGGAAGACGTGAGGTGGCCAGAGTACGGCACAGAGAAGCAGGGCGCAGTAAAGATGCAATCAGCCGCTCCAACCCAAGCAGCAGCAACCATCAAATCAGCAGATACCACACAGTCTGCGGCTCCACCAGGTCCTGGGCTGTCAGCTGCATTAGAGGGCATGTTACATGGTCCAACCATCAAGGACAAGACTTCGAAAGAAAAAGCTCCCATCGTCGGTCCAGGAGGAGTCCCTAAGGAAGACGTGAGGTGGCCAGAGTACGGCACAGAGAAGCAGGGCGCAGCAAAGATGCAGTCAGCGGCTCCGATGCAAGCAGCAGCAACCATCAAGTCAGCGGATACAACACAGTCTGCGGCTCCACCAGGTCCTGGGCTGTCAGCTGCATTAGAGGGCATGCTGCATGGTCCAACCATCAAGGACAAGAACCAGAAGAAAAAGAACGCACCAGTCGTCGGTCCTGATAGTATTCCAACGGAAGAAGTCAGGTGGGGGGAGCAACATTCCGGGAAACAGGGCGCAGCAAAGATGCAGTCCGCGGCTCCAACCCAAGCAGCAGCAACCATCAAGTCAGCGGATACAACTCACTCTGCGGCTCCCCCAGGTCCTGGGCTGTCAGCTGCGTTAGAGGGTATGTTGCATGGTCCAACCATCAAAGACAAGAACCAGAAGAAAAAGAACGCACCAGTCGTCGGTCCTGATAGTATTCCAACGGAAGAAGTCAGGTGGGGGGAGCAACATTCCGGGAAACAGGGCGCAGTAAAGATGCAGTCCGCGGCTCCGATGCAAGCAGCAGCAACCATCAAGTCAGCGGATACCACACAGTCTACGGCTCCTCCAGGTGCTGGCTTGTCAGCTGCGTTAGAGGGTATGTTGCATGGTCCAACCATCAAGGACAAGACTTCGAAAGAAAAAGCTCCCATCGTCGGTCCAGGAGGAGTCCCTAAGGAAGACGTGAGGTGGCCAGAGTACGATACGGGCAAACAGGGCGCAGCAAAGATGCAGTCAGCGGCTCCGATGCAAGCAGCAGCAACCATCAAGTCAGCGGATACCACACAGTCTGCGGCTCCCCCTGGTCCCGGATTGTCAGCCGCACTGGATGGTATGTTACATGGTCCAACCATCAAAGACAAGAACCAGAAGAAAAAGAACGCACCAGTCGTCGGTCCTGATAGTATTCCAACGGAAGAAGTCAGGTGGGGGGAGCAACATTCCGGGAAACAGGGCGCAGCAAAGATGCAGTCCGCGGCTCCGATGCAAGCAGCAGCAACCATCAAATCAGCAGATACAACACAGTCTGCGGCTCCTCCTGGTCCTGGGCTGTCAGCTGCGTTAGAGGGTATGTTGCATGGTCCAACCATCAAAGACAGGAACCAGAAGAAAAAGAACGCACCAGTCGTCGGTCCTGATAGTATTCCAACGGAAGAAGTCAGGTGGGGGGAGCAACATTCCGGGAAACAGGGCGCAGCAAAGATGCAGTCCGCGGCTCCAACCCAAGCAGCAGCAACCATCAAGTCAGCGGATACAACACAGTCTGCGGCTCCTCCTGGTCCTGGGCTGTCAGCTGCGTTAGAGGGTATGCTGCATGGTCCAACCATCAAGGACAAGAACCAGAAGAAAAAGAACGCACCAGTCGTCGGTCCTGATAGTATTCCAACGGAAGAAGTCAGGTGGGGCGAGCAACATTCCGGGAAAG GGGCTAAAGGATCAGGACAGAGCAACAACAAGTCTGGGGGACGCAAGGGGTCAGgcaaaaagaaaggaaagaaatga
- the LOC136442169 gene encoding uncharacterized protein isoform X6, protein MASKDTGVQMANGTDDLIWITPHICIKKTVAEKTAAQGQKTSGDKTKDAGRRNVSSSKVQSLHNLRNQTERTFRRKNLTNSGGKSVEEEEDRIGKLLGRLDRTLDGLKATDIVSAGAGDNKGVKAGTLGTSQKHAEQTSSAAANAGKGGLEGALAGMLHGPTIKDKTSKENAPIVGPDGIPTEKDRWGSEYVTLKQGAATMQSAAPTQAAATIKSADTTQSAASHGPGLSAALEGMLHGPTIKDKTSKEKAPIVGPDGIPTEKDRWGSEYVTLKQGAATMQSAAPTQAAATIKSADTTQSAASPGPGLSAALEGMLHGPTIKDKTSKEKAPIVGPGGIPKEDVRWPEYGTEKQGAVKMQSAAPTQAAATIKSADTTQSAAPPGPGLSAALEGMLHGPTIKDKTSKEKAPIVGPGGVPKEDVRWPEYGTDKQGAAKMQSATPTQAAATIKSADTTQSAAPPGPGLSAALAGMLHGPTIKDKTSKEKAPIVGPGGVPKEDVRWPEYGSDKQGAVKMQSAAPTQAAATIKSADTTQSAAPPGTGLSAALDGMLHGPTIKDKTSKEKAPIVGPGGVPKEDVRWPEYGSDKQGAVKMQSAAPTQAAATIKSADTTQSAAPPGPGLSAALEGMLHGPTIKDKTSKEKAPIVGPGGVPKEDVRWPEYGTEKQGAVKMQSAAPTQAAATIKSADTTQSAAPPGPGLSAALEGMLHGPTIKDKTSKEKAPIVGPGGVPKEDVRWPEYGTEKQGAAKMQSAAPMQAAATIKSADTTQSAAPPGPGLSAALEGMLHGPTIKDKNQKKKNAPVVGPDSIPTEEVRWGEQHSGKQGAAKMQSAAPTQAAATIKSADTTHSAAPPGPGLSAALEGMLHGPTIKDKNQKKKNAPVVGPDSIPTEEVRWGEQHSGKQGAVKMQSAAPMQAAATIKSADTTQSTAPPGAGLSAALEGMLHGPTIKDKTSKEKAPIVGPGGVPKEDVRWPEYDTGKQGAAKMQSAAPMQAAATIKSADTTQSAAPPGPGLSAALDGMLHGPTIKDKNQKKKNAPVVGPDSIPTEEVRWGEQHSGKQGAAKMQSAAPMQAAATIKSADTTQSAAPPGPGLSAALEGMLHGPTIKDRNQKKKNAPVVGPDSIPTEEVRWGEQHSGKGAKGSGQSNNKSGGRKGSGKKKGKK, encoded by the exons gcataaAGAAGACAGTCGCTGAGAAGACCGCAGCCCAGGGCCAGAAGACGAGCGGTGATAAGACTAAAGATGCAG GGCGAAGGAATGTCTCTTCCTCAAAGGTGCAATCACTTCACAACTTACGAAATCAGACAGAAAGGACGTTCAGACGCAAAAACCTTACTAATAGTGGCGGGAAAAGtgtagaggaggaggaggaccgCATAGGCAAACTTCTGGGTCGGCTAGATAGAACTTTGGACGGGCTTAAGGCAACGGATATAGTATCCG CAGGAGCTGGAGACAACAAGGGGGTGAAAGCTGGCACCTTGGGGACATCGCAAAAGCACGCTGAGCAGACCAGTTCAGCAGCAGCAAATGCAGGGAAAGGCGGACTGGAGGGTGCACTAGCAGGCATGCTGCATGGTCCAACCATCAAGGACAAGACTTCGAAAGAAAACGCTCCCATCGTAGGTCCAGATGGCATTCCTACGGAAAAAGACAGGTGGGGTTCAGAGTACGTCACCCTCAAACAGGGAGCTGCGACAATGCAGTCAGCGGCTCCAACCCAAGCAGCAGCAACCATCAAATCAGCGGATACAACTCAGTCTGCGGCTTCTCATGGTCCTGGGCTGTCAGCTGCGTTAGAGGGCATGCTGCATGGTCCAACCATCAAGGACAAGACTTCGAAAGAAAAAGCTCCCATCGTCGGTCCAGATGGCATTCCTACGGAAAAAGACAGGTGGGGTTCAGAGTACGTCACCCTCAAACAGGGAGCTGCGACAATGCAGTCAGCGGCTCCAACCCAAGCAGCAGCAACCATCAAATCAGCAGATACAACTCAGTCTGCGGCTTCTCCTGGTCCTGGGCTGTCAGCTGCGTTAGAGGGCATGCTGCATGGTCCAACCATCAAGGACAAGACTTCGAAAGAAAAAGCTCCCATCGTCGGTCCAGGAGGAATCCCTAAGGAAGACGTGAGGTGGCCAGAGTACGGCACAGAGAAGCAGGGCGCAGTAAAGATGCAATCAGCCGCTCCAACCCAAGCAGCAGCAACCATCAAATCAGCAGATACCACACAGTCTGCGGCTCCACCAGGTCCTGGGCTGTCAGCTGCGTTAGAGGGCATGCTGCATGGTCCAACCATCAAGGACAAGACTTCGAAAGAAAAAGCTCCCATCGTCGGTCCAGGAGGAGTCCCTAAGGAAGACGTGAGGTGGCCAGAGTACGGCACAGACAAACAGGGCGCAGCAAAGATGCAGTCAGCGACTCCAACCCAAGCAGCAGCAACCATCAAATCAGCAGATACCACACAGTCTGCGGCTCCACCAGGTCCTGGATTGTCAGCCGCACTGGCGGGTATGTTACATGGTCCAACCATCAAAGACAAGACTTCGAAAGAAAAAGCCCCCATCGTCGGGCCAGGAGGAGTCCCTAAGGAAGACGTGAGGTGGCCAGAGTACGGTTCAGACAAGCAGGGAGCAGTAAAGATGCAATCAGCCGCTCCAACCCAAGCAGCAGCAACCATCAAGTCAGCGGATACCACACAGTCTGCGGCTCCCCCTGGTACCGGATTGTCAGCCGCACTGGATGGTATGTTACATGGTCCAACCATCAAAGACAAGACTTCGAAAGAAAAAGCCCCCATCGTCGGGCCAGGAGGAGTCCCTAAGGAAGACGTGAGGTGGCCAGAGTACGGTTCAGACAAGCAGGGAGCAGTAAAGATGCAATCAGCCGCTCCAACCCAAGCAGCAGCAACCATCAAATCAGCAGATACAACTCAGTCTGCGGCTCCACCAGGTCCTGGGCTGTCAGCTGCGTTAGAGGGCATGCTGCATGGTCCAACCATCAAAGACAAGACTTCGAAAGAAAAAGCCCCCATCGTCGGGCCAGGAGGAGTCCCTAAGGAAGACGTGAGGTGGCCAGAGTACGGCACAGAGAAGCAGGGCGCAGTAAAGATGCAATCAGCCGCTCCAACCCAAGCAGCAGCAACCATCAAATCAGCAGATACCACACAGTCTGCGGCTCCACCAGGTCCTGGGCTGTCAGCTGCATTAGAGGGCATGTTACATGGTCCAACCATCAAGGACAAGACTTCGAAAGAAAAAGCTCCCATCGTCGGTCCAGGAGGAGTCCCTAAGGAAGACGTGAGGTGGCCAGAGTACGGCACAGAGAAGCAGGGCGCAGCAAAGATGCAGTCAGCGGCTCCGATGCAAGCAGCAGCAACCATCAAGTCAGCGGATACAACACAGTCTGCGGCTCCACCAGGTCCTGGGCTGTCAGCTGCATTAGAGGGCATGCTGCATGGTCCAACCATCAAGGACAAGAACCAGAAGAAAAAGAACGCACCAGTCGTCGGTCCTGATAGTATTCCAACGGAAGAAGTCAGGTGGGGGGAGCAACATTCCGGGAAACAGGGCGCAGCAAAGATGCAGTCCGCGGCTCCAACCCAAGCAGCAGCAACCATCAAGTCAGCGGATACAACTCACTCTGCGGCTCCCCCAGGTCCTGGGCTGTCAGCTGCGTTAGAGGGTATGTTGCATGGTCCAACCATCAAAGACAAGAACCAGAAGAAAAAGAACGCACCAGTCGTCGGTCCTGATAGTATTCCAACGGAAGAAGTCAGGTGGGGGGAGCAACATTCCGGGAAACAGGGCGCAGTAAAGATGCAGTCCGCGGCTCCGATGCAAGCAGCAGCAACCATCAAGTCAGCGGATACCACACAGTCTACGGCTCCTCCAGGTGCTGGCTTGTCAGCTGCGTTAGAGGGTATGTTGCATGGTCCAACCATCAAGGACAAGACTTCGAAAGAAAAAGCTCCCATCGTCGGTCCAGGAGGAGTCCCTAAGGAAGACGTGAGGTGGCCAGAGTACGATACGGGCAAACAGGGCGCAGCAAAGATGCAGTCAGCGGCTCCGATGCAAGCAGCAGCAACCATCAAGTCAGCGGATACCACACAGTCTGCGGCTCCCCCTGGTCCCGGATTGTCAGCCGCACTGGATGGTATGTTACATGGTCCAACCATCAAAGACAAGAACCAGAAGAAAAAGAACGCACCAGTCGTCGGTCCTGATAGTATTCCAACGGAAGAAGTCAGGTGGGGGGAGCAACATTCCGGGAAACAGGGCGCAGCAAAGATGCAGTCCGCGGCTCCGATGCAAGCAGCAGCAACCATCAAATCAGCAGATACAACACAGTCTGCGGCTCCTCCTGGTCCTGGGCTGTCAGCTGCGTTAGAGGGTATGTTGCATGGTCCAACCATCAAAGACAGGAACCAGAAGAAAAAGAACGCACCAGTCGTCGGTCCTGATAGTATTCCAACGGAAGAAGTCAGGTGGGGGGAGCAACATTCCGGGAA AGGGGCTAAAGGATCAGGACAGAGCAACAACAAGTCTGGGGGACGCAAGGGGTCAGgcaaaaagaaaggaaagaaatga